The Gemmatimonadota bacterium genome includes a window with the following:
- a CDS encoding dihydrodipicolinate synthase family protein — MDMDRFRHHLAGPVASINTPFLENDAIDFDGLRRFVDFCIEAGAGTVLFTPGDSLYSVLTEAEIAELTAFTAGVVNRRALFIASAGFWSTPQTAAFAEYARDRGADAVIVAPPDRGMTVDGLVAYYDAVSRALPAFILSAGLVSVGVRGALETVERLLDEVPGVVGFKEDFGPDFARGACARAHDRWVIFAGGQKQTHMDMLPYGCDGYMSTFIKFKPDVARTYWAAIERGALDGAADVIARYDMPFFDYLYNTFPAGGDAAQHAVLELAGICGRWRRNPLPDLSDAEMERLKGFLADGDML; from the coding sequence ATGGACATGGACCGCTTCCGGCACCACCTGGCCGGGCCCGTCGCCTCGATCAACACCCCTTTTCTCGAAAATGACGCCATCGATTTCGACGGGTTGCGCCGGTTCGTGGATTTCTGCATCGAAGCCGGGGCGGGTACCGTCCTGTTCACGCCCGGGGACAGTCTCTATTCGGTGCTTACCGAGGCGGAAATCGCGGAGTTGACGGCCTTTACCGCGGGTGTCGTGAACAGGCGGGCGCTGTTCATCGCAAGCGCGGGGTTCTGGTCCACGCCGCAGACCGCCGCCTTCGCGGAGTACGCCCGGGACCGCGGCGCGGACGCGGTGATCGTGGCGCCGCCCGACCGCGGGATGACGGTGGACGGGCTCGTGGCGTACTACGATGCGGTTTCACGGGCCCTGCCGGCATTCATCCTGAGCGCCGGCCTGGTGAGCGTGGGGGTCCGGGGCGCGCTGGAAACGGTCGAACGGCTCCTGGACGAGGTGCCGGGCGTCGTGGGATTCAAGGAAGACTTCGGTCCCGATTTCGCCCGGGGCGCATGTGCCAGGGCCCACGACAGGTGGGTGATCTTCGCCGGTGGCCAGAAGCAGACCCACATGGACATGCTGCCGTACGGTTGCGACGGGTATATGTCGACCTTCATCAAGTTCAAGCCGGACGTGGCCCGTACTTACTGGGCCGCCATCGAGCGCGGAGCCCTCGATGGGGCCGCGGACGTCATCGCGCGCTACGACATGCCCTTTTTCGACTATCTGTACAACACCTTTCCGGCTGGCGGCGACGCGGCGCAGCACGCCGTCCTGGAACTGGCCGGCATCTGCGGCCGCTGGCGGAGGAATCCCCTGCCCGATCTCTCGGACGCGGAGATGGAGCGGCTGAAGGGGTTCCTGGCGGACGGCGATATGCTTTAA
- a CDS encoding Gfo/Idh/MocA family oxidoreductase, which translates to MRIGIIGHTGCGDYGHSLDQAFVGVEGAEIAALADPVEEGRTAALERTGAQQGYARYTDMLEREKVDIVVLATHEMSNHLAMVVAAAEQGVHVYAEKPLARTPAEVDAMVEACDRAGVLLIMGHPWRGRPEIQRQAIPMIRDGGIGEPRWARMYGFGGEHGGDQWLIDLYPHFFDFLWQLFGEPSWCQAIITQDGRPARPSDRKEGLFGMGTSAGNGLWAHYQFDGFNAEFESFAGDGIENPYRIDIHGTEGTLVLPGPTQDGPDIYFHPHSNPQPFDDERWEVLAHERVSGGQKWINAHHRMARSMMDLIEGRTPEYELCHARTARRHIEMAMAAHRSHITGARVAFPFAETGNPFDTWTEEGRG; encoded by the coding sequence TTGAGAATCGGCATCATCGGGCACACCGGCTGCGGAGATTACGGACACTCCCTGGACCAGGCATTCGTGGGCGTGGAGGGCGCCGAGATCGCCGCCCTGGCCGATCCTGTCGAGGAGGGCAGGACGGCGGCGCTGGAACGTACCGGCGCGCAGCAGGGATACGCCCGGTACACGGATATGCTGGAGCGGGAGAAGGTGGACATCGTCGTCCTGGCCACCCACGAGATGAGCAACCATCTCGCCATGGTGGTGGCCGCCGCCGAACAGGGAGTCCACGTGTACGCGGAGAAGCCCCTGGCGCGCACCCCGGCCGAAGTGGACGCCATGGTGGAGGCCTGCGACCGCGCGGGTGTCCTGTTGATCATGGGCCACCCCTGGCGGGGACGGCCGGAAATCCAGCGCCAGGCCATCCCCATGATCCGGGACGGAGGGATCGGGGAGCCGCGCTGGGCCCGCATGTACGGTTTCGGCGGAGAACACGGGGGAGACCAGTGGCTCATCGATCTCTATCCCCATTTCTTCGATTTCCTGTGGCAGCTCTTCGGCGAACCGTCGTGGTGCCAGGCGATCATCACCCAGGACGGCCGTCCGGCCCGCCCGTCGGACCGGAAGGAAGGGCTGTTCGGCATGGGCACCTCCGCGGGAAACGGCCTGTGGGCCCATTACCAGTTCGACGGTTTCAACGCGGAATTCGAATCCTTCGCGGGCGACGGCATCGAGAACCCCTATCGCATCGACATCCACGGGACAGAGGGCACGCTCGTCCTGCCCGGACCCACGCAGGACGGCCCCGACATCTACTTTCACCCTCACTCCAACCCGCAGCCCTTCGACGACGAACGCTGGGAAGTGCTCGCCCATGAGCGGGTATCAGGCGGGCAGAAATGGATCAACGCCCACCACCGCATGGCCCGATCCATGATGGATCTCATCGAAGGTAGAACGCCCGAATACGAGCTCTGTCACGCACGCACAGCCCGCCGCCATATCGAAATGGCCATGGCGGCCCACCGTTCCCACATCACGGGCGCACGGGTGGCCTTTCCCTTTGCCGAAACGGGCAACCCCTTCGACACCTGGACGGAAGAAGGGCGGGGCTAG
- a CDS encoding aspartate aminotransferase family protein, which translates to MTYGDRDQLLRDDAYLIHPLQHRDDHDEPLICVRAEGSTLFDIEGNRYLDGLSSLWNVNVGHGRRELAAAAADQIEELGFFSCYAGATNIPAIRLASRLKERAPGALNHTFFTSGGAVSNDSAIKTARYFWQRSGRPEKTGIISRRHAYHGVTIGAMNATGLEAYWEDFGSSLPGYVHIDAPYPYHYRPEDPGVGCGEASALALEEAILREGPDTVAAFIGEPVQGAAGVIVPPEDYWPRVREICTKYDVLLIADEVITGFGRIGHWFGVSYWNVEPDIITFAKGITSGYVPLGGIIVSDEIHDCIHNAPGDRKWNHSFTYSGHPTCCAVGLANLDLLEHEGLIERSRIMGEKLMDGLRTLRTLPHVGDIRGIGLMAAVEVVEDPASRKPYDPASKTGGRIVKKMLENGVYTRCRGDSVNLAPPFVVTTEELDRMVNVAGEAIESVTA; encoded by the coding sequence ATGACCTACGGCGACCGTGACCAACTGCTGAGGGACGACGCATACCTGATCCATCCCCTGCAGCACCGCGACGATCATGACGAGCCCCTGATCTGCGTACGCGCTGAGGGCTCCACGCTCTTCGACATCGAGGGCAACCGCTACCTCGACGGGCTTTCAAGCCTCTGGAACGTAAACGTCGGCCACGGCCGGCGCGAGCTGGCCGCCGCAGCCGCGGACCAGATCGAGGAACTGGGGTTCTTTTCCTGCTACGCGGGGGCGACGAATATCCCGGCCATACGCCTGGCCAGCCGCCTGAAGGAACGGGCGCCGGGCGCGCTGAACCATACCTTTTTCACGTCCGGCGGCGCCGTATCCAACGACAGCGCGATCAAGACGGCGCGGTACTTCTGGCAACGGTCCGGTCGGCCAGAAAAGACCGGGATCATATCCAGGAGACATGCCTACCACGGCGTGACCATCGGCGCCATGAACGCCACCGGACTGGAAGCCTACTGGGAGGACTTCGGATCCAGCCTGCCCGGATACGTCCATATCGACGCGCCCTATCCCTATCACTACAGGCCGGAGGACCCCGGGGTGGGATGCGGCGAGGCGAGCGCCCTGGCCCTCGAGGAAGCGATCCTGCGGGAAGGCCCCGACACGGTGGCAGCTTTCATTGGGGAACCTGTGCAAGGCGCGGCGGGCGTCATCGTGCCGCCGGAAGACTACTGGCCGCGGGTCCGGGAAATCTGCACGAAGTACGACGTGCTTCTGATCGCCGACGAAGTAATCACCGGGTTCGGCCGCATCGGCCACTGGTTCGGCGTGTCTTACTGGAATGTCGAACCGGACATCATCACCTTCGCCAAGGGCATCACAAGCGGGTACGTGCCGCTCGGGGGCATCATCGTCTCGGATGAAATACACGACTGCATCCATAACGCCCCCGGGGACCGGAAATGGAACCACTCCTTCACCTACTCCGGGCACCCGACCTGCTGCGCCGTCGGGCTGGCGAATCTCGATCTCCTGGAGCACGAAGGCCTTATCGAGCGTAGCAGGATCATGGGCGAAAAGCTGATGGACGGCCTGCGAACGCTACGGACGCTGCCGCACGTGGGCGACATCCGCGGCATCGGGCTGATGGCCGCCGTGGAGGTAGTGGAAGACCCCGCATCCCGCAAACCCTACGATCCCGCGTCGAAGACAGGCGGACGCATCGTGAAGAAGATGCTCGAAAACGGTGTCTACACCCGTTGCAGGGGAGACAGCGTCAATTTAGCTCCCCCGTTCGTCGTAACTACCGAAGAGCTGGACCGGATGGTTAACGTAGCCGGAGAGGCCATTGAATCGGTTACGGCCTGA
- a CDS encoding polysaccharide deacetylase family protein translates to MKGGFSMTEGHPRPWREGCEGAVSLTFDDGMPSQLDRALPILAENGLHGTFYVNPKGPDWRGLLAPWKAVADVGHEVGNHTVNHPCSCAFKETRTDCLETMTLEDMEWEIGEGRRRINEAIPGQADFTFCYPCYHAHVGEGPGRRSYVPVVARHHIAGRGKGDFANHPLTADLHHLYSFPVERQARSGMIGLVEEAMDQGQWAVLTFHGISEGHLSVTEADFSGLCGYLREHRDRIWTAPVVAVARAVRDWRSAASDRSAASNRSGEPAERAGNDS, encoded by the coding sequence ATGAAAGGCGGATTCTCCATGACCGAAGGGCACCCCCGGCCCTGGCGGGAAGGATGCGAAGGCGCCGTCTCCCTGACCTTCGACGACGGAATGCCGTCCCAACTCGACCGGGCCCTCCCGATACTGGCCGAAAACGGACTTCACGGCACGTTCTACGTCAACCCCAAAGGTCCGGACTGGCGGGGCCTGCTCGCGCCGTGGAAGGCCGTGGCGGACGTGGGTCACGAGGTGGGCAACCATACGGTCAACCACCCCTGTTCCTGCGCGTTCAAGGAGACCCGAACCGACTGCCTGGAGACGATGACCCTCGAAGACATGGAGTGGGAGATCGGCGAGGGCAGGCGACGCATTAACGAGGCCATTCCCGGACAGGCGGATTTCACCTTCTGCTATCCGTGTTACCATGCCCACGTGGGCGAGGGACCGGGCCGCCGGAGTTACGTTCCAGTCGTGGCCCGTCACCATATCGCCGGCCGAGGCAAGGGGGACTTCGCCAATCACCCCCTGACCGCCGATCTGCACCACCTCTACTCCTTCCCCGTGGAGCGCCAGGCCCGCTCCGGGATGATCGGCCTGGTCGAGGAGGCGATGGATCAGGGACAGTGGGCCGTGTTGACCTTTCACGGGATTTCGGAAGGACATCTGTCCGTGACGGAGGCCGATTTCAGCGGGCTGTGCGGCTATCTCCGGGAACACCGTGACCGCATCTGGACCGCCCCCGTCGTCGCCGTCGCCCGGGCGGTTCGCGACTGGCGTTCCGCTGCGTCAGATCGGTCCGCCGCGTCAAATCGATCCGGGGAACCCGCGGAACGCGCCGGGAACGACTCGTGA
- the miaA gene encoding tRNA (adenosine(37)-N6)-dimethylallyltransferase MiaA — protein MTSRPMASGAADSRPIPVLVGPTGVGKTAVGIELARRFGAEIVSADSRQVYRYMDIGTAKPTAEEQAAAPHHLIDVVDPDVRFSAGEYGRLSREAIQDLADREVPALVVGGAGLYIKALAGGLFDAPEIPRALRQRLANEYRSASTDALHERLSAVDPVSAARIHVNDRQRIERALEVHDATGATLTSWFERPVQSRSRSRGMRLVGLRRDRAALYARTDARVEKMIESGLEAEVRALMDRGYGPGTHAMSTFGYAEMLRYIGGELELKDAVSAIQQRSRQYAKRQLTWFRQTEGIVWITVDEGEDPAGTCEKIIRSFPDLLF, from the coding sequence GTGACCTCCCGTCCGATGGCATCCGGTGCCGCCGATAGCCGCCCCATACCGGTTCTAGTGGGTCCCACCGGCGTAGGCAAGACCGCCGTGGGTATTGAGCTGGCCCGGCGCTTCGGTGCAGAAATCGTCTCGGCCGATTCCCGCCAGGTCTACCGGTACATGGATATCGGCACGGCCAAGCCTACCGCGGAAGAGCAGGCCGCGGCCCCCCATCACCTCATCGACGTGGTCGATCCGGACGTACGGTTCAGCGCCGGCGAATACGGCCGCCTTTCCCGGGAAGCGATCCAGGACCTTGCGGACCGGGAGGTGCCGGCCCTCGTGGTCGGCGGTGCGGGGCTGTACATCAAGGCGCTTGCCGGCGGACTGTTCGACGCGCCGGAGATCCCGCGGGCACTCAGGCAACGTCTTGCGAACGAATACCGATCGGCGTCCACCGATGCGCTCCATGAACGGCTGAGCGCAGTCGATCCGGTGTCCGCCGCGCGTATCCATGTGAACGACCGGCAACGTATCGAAAGGGCGCTGGAGGTCCACGACGCGACGGGTGCGACCCTGACGTCCTGGTTCGAAAGACCCGTTCAGTCTCGATCCCGTTCTCGCGGAATGCGTCTGGTCGGGTTGCGCCGCGACCGCGCCGCGCTCTACGCGCGTACCGACGCCAGGGTCGAGAAAATGATCGAATCGGGTCTCGAAGCGGAGGTCCGCGCCCTGATGGATCGGGGGTATGGTCCCGGGACCCATGCCATGTCGACGTTTGGTTACGCGGAAATGCTGCGATACATCGGGGGCGAGCTGGAATTGAAGGATGCGGTTTCGGCCATTCAGCAGCGGTCCCGGCAGTACGCAAAGCGCCAGTTGACCTGGTTCCGGCAAACCGAGGGCATCGTATGGATCACCGTGGACGAAGGGGAAGATCCGGCCGGCACCTGCGAGAAGATCATCCGGTCCTTTCCGGATCTTCTATTTTAG
- a CDS encoding T9SS type A sorting domain-containing protein yields the protein MEELGYRPPPVDYDHHDRYAAMDADDGGDGLYDVYITDLPSQFSGYTRPEAVTTGAVLPSYIVVDNDYAESRRTVEKALDLLRITVAHEYFHAVQFGYDAGEEAFWLEQSAVWMEEQVYDEVDDYLTYLPTFSGFLTEPWVSLDTSNGEHEYAGVIWPLYLEKRHDRDLIRGIWERARTSRALDAIDEGLRSVGSDLKSAFQEFTTWNVFTGDRANADRFHEEGAAWPQVELGGLHEPDLQGASGTYLFDGPRIPAHQYPDHLAANYIRFVPDPSLPGGLRIDFTGISGEWGVSVAASGDVDTVITVPATRGGVTIEVPDWARYETVMLVVASLDRTGDGFEYAYTAAFDPGLTGDDETGRPIAASLTTYPNPFYLSSGPATVRYEVGRPGEVQLTLYNVMGRKVRTLVDGNHAEGTFTTTWDGKDDGGRRVASGVYLCRMTTGGTAERFEVTRKLLFLK from the coding sequence GTGGAAGAACTGGGTTACCGTCCGCCGCCCGTGGACTACGATCATCACGATCGATACGCGGCTATGGATGCGGACGATGGCGGGGACGGGCTATACGACGTCTATATAACCGATCTCCCGAGTCAGTTCAGTGGTTACACCCGCCCGGAAGCGGTCACGACCGGCGCGGTCCTTCCTTCGTACATCGTCGTGGACAACGACTACGCCGAGTCCCGGAGGACGGTGGAGAAGGCCCTGGACCTGCTGCGGATCACCGTCGCCCATGAGTACTTCCACGCCGTGCAATTCGGGTACGACGCGGGGGAAGAGGCTTTCTGGCTGGAACAGAGTGCCGTTTGGATGGAGGAGCAGGTCTATGACGAGGTCGACGACTACCTGACCTACCTGCCTACGTTCAGCGGCTTCCTGACGGAACCATGGGTCTCGCTTGATACCTCGAACGGGGAGCATGAATACGCGGGCGTGATTTGGCCGCTTTACCTGGAGAAGCGGCACGACCGGGACCTGATCCGCGGCATCTGGGAACGGGCCAGAACGAGCCGGGCGCTGGACGCCATCGACGAGGGACTGCGCAGTGTCGGCAGTGATCTGAAATCCGCCTTCCAGGAATTCACCACGTGGAACGTCTTCACCGGGGACCGGGCCAACGCGGACCGGTTCCATGAAGAAGGCGCCGCCTGGCCCCAGGTCGAGCTGGGCGGATTGCATGAACCCGATCTCCAGGGCGCATCGGGCACGTACCTTTTCGACGGTCCCCGGATCCCCGCACACCAGTATCCGGACCACCTCGCCGCGAACTACATTCGCTTCGTCCCGGATCCCTCCCTTCCCGGTGGACTGCGCATCGATTTCACAGGCATATCCGGGGAGTGGGGCGTATCCGTGGCGGCCAGCGGTGATGTCGACACGGTGATAACGGTCCCCGCGACCAGGGGTGGCGTAACCATCGAGGTACCCGACTGGGCGAGGTACGAGACCGTCATGCTCGTGGTGGCGTCGCTCGATCGCACCGGAGACGGTTTCGAATACGCCTACACGGCGGCTTTTGATCCCGGTCTTACGGGCGATGACGAGACAGGGCGGCCGATCGCCGCGTCCCTCACCACCTATCCGAATCCCTTCTACCTGAGCAGCGGGCCCGCCACCGTCCGATACGAAGTCGGCCGGCCGGGAGAGGTTCAGCTCACCCTGTACAACGTTATGGGCCGGAAGGTCCGCACGCTGGTGGACGGCAACCATGCAGAAGGCACGTTCACCACCACGTGGGACGGGAAGGACGATGGGGGAAGAAGGGTGGCCAGCGGGGTCTATCTGTGCCGGATGACGACCGGAGGGACGGCGGAGCGTTTCGAGGTAACGCGCAAGCTGCTGTTCCTAAAATAG